The DNA sequence CTTCTATTTCATTTTTTAAAACTTTATAAAATATTTTAAATTCTCCTTTTTTAGGAAATAATCCTAAAAAACTTTTTGGAGCTTCTAATTCTTCTATTTTTACAATATCACTATCTTTTTTTTCTTCTTTAAATATTTTAATAGCTTCTTCTTTTGAGTTTGCTTTAATTTTTTCAAATATTTCCAACTTATTTTCACTCCTTTTTCATAATGTAATATTGTTGCAAAAAACTTATTAAACTTGATGTTACCCAATAAATTTGAAGTCCAGAAGGCATACTCATTGATATAAACACCATGAAAATAGGCATTGTATATGTCATCATTTGCATTTGTTTATTACCTGTCCCACCTTGTCCCATTACTTTTTGTTGTAAAAAAGCAACTATACCATTTAGTATTGGTAATATATAAGTTGGGTCATTTGCCGTAAGATTCCATATTAAAAAATGTGTGTTTGCAGGGATAAGAGCATCTGCTCCTGTTTTTCTTAGAACTCCAAATAAACCCCATAAAATAGGTAATTGTAAAACAACAGGTAAACATCCACCTAAAGGATTTACTTTATGTTCTTTATATAATTCCATAACTTTTACATTTAATTCCTGTGGATTATCTTTATATTTTTCTCTAATTTTATCAACTTCAGGTTGAATTTTTTTCATTCCTTTCATTGATTTATCTTGCTTTAGTGTTAATGGAAAAAGTATTATTTTTATTAATAGTGTAACTCCAATAATTGCTAGTCCCCAATTTCCTAAAATTCCATATAAATATTTAATAACAGTTGCTACAATTGATTGTATAAAATTCATTTAACCTCCTCTTTTTTTGGAACCGGATCATATCCTCCTGGATTAAACGGATGACATTTACTAATTCTTTTTACTGACAATAAACTCCCTTTTAAACTTCCATGTATAGTTATTGCTTCTTTTGCATAACTAGAACAAGTAGGATAAAATCTACAAGTTTTAGGTTTTAATGGTGAAATTAATTTTTGATATATAAATATAAAAAATAGTAAAATCTTTTTTATCATTTTATATCCACCCTCTTTAATAGTTTTATAACTTCTTTAGAAAGAATATTATAATTTACAGTTTTAATATCTCTTCCAAAATTTCTTTTGGCAATAAATACAATATCATATCCTTTTGGAAAAATATTTTCATTTAATCTATAAGTTTCTCTAAATAATCTTCTAATTCTATTTCTTTTTACTGCATTTCCAACTTTTTTACTTGTAACAAACCCCAATCTATTTTCATTATAATCATTTCTATAAAAGTATATAAGAAAATTTTTAGAAAAAAATTTAACTCCATCATTATATACTTTAGTAAATTGTTTTATATTAATTAAATGAATCATTTAGTTATATCTCCTTAAAAATAGCTTAAACTATTAAGCCTTTTTTATTTTTTAAAAACCCGGTGATTATAACACCGGGTTTTATGCTGATAATTTATGTCTTCCTTTTGCTCTTCTTCTTTTTAAGACATCTCTACCTGATTTAGTTTTCATTCTTAATCTAAAACCATGGTCTTTTTTTCTTTTTCTTACATTTGGTTGGAATGTTCTTTTCAAAATTTTCACCTCCTAATATATTTCTCTTAATCAGTTATCTATTTTATTAAAAATACTGAAATTTGTCAACATAATAAATAAAAAAATAAAAAATATATATAATTAGCTGTTTTATTTTATACTAGAAAAGTATAAAATTTATTCAGAAAAAGCAAGTATTCTATTTATTCAAGTATGTGATTTTCCAATGCAAAATTTTTTAGAAACTAAAAATTTAGAAAAATATTTATATTTTATCAGAATGAAGCACAACTTTTTTAAAGGATTTAGTTTATATCGTGAAAAAAGTATTTTGTAATGTGAAAAAAGTATTTTAGAACTTATTTTATTTAATTTTATATGTTTTACACGTTTTTCAATTATT is a window from the Haliovirga abyssi genome containing:
- a CDS encoding YidC/Oxa1 family membrane protein insertase; amino-acid sequence: MNFIQSIVATVIKYLYGILGNWGLAIIGVTLLIKIILFPLTLKQDKSMKGMKKIQPEVDKIREKYKDNPQELNVKVMELYKEHKVNPLGGCLPVVLQLPILWGLFGVLRKTGADALIPANTHFLIWNLTANDPTYILPILNGIVAFLQQKVMGQGGTGNKQMQMMTYTMPIFMVFISMSMPSGLQIYWVTSSLISFLQQYYIMKKE
- the yidD gene encoding membrane protein insertion efficiency factor YidD produces the protein MKKILLFFIFIYQKLISPLKPKTCRFYPTCSSYAKEAITIHGSLKGSLLSVKRISKCHPFNPGGYDPVPKKEEVK
- the rnpA gene encoding ribonuclease P protein component, yielding MIHLINIKQFTKVYNDGVKFFSKNFLIYFYRNDYNENRLGFVTSKKVGNAVKRNRIRRLFRETYRLNENIFPKGYDIVFIAKRNFGRDIKTVNYNILSKEVIKLLKRVDIK
- the rpmH gene encoding 50S ribosomal protein L34 → MKRTFQPNVRKRKKDHGFRLRMKTKSGRDVLKRRRAKGRHKLSA